In candidate division Zixibacteria bacterium HGW-Zixibacteria-1, the genomic window TTTGTTTTTGATATTCTAAAATCGCTGCGCGATGTCGGTTTCAGGAAGATTATTGTTCTTAACGGACATGGCGGCAATAATACATCCCTGAAGACGGCCGCTCATGATTTTTATTACGAATATCGCATCAATACAGCCATCATCCACTGGTGGGAATTGTGCGAAGACCTGGTCGAGGAAATTTACGGTGAAGCGGGCGGTCATGCCGGCAATAATGAGACAGCCATGATTCAGGCCATCGATGAAACGCTGGTGGACAAGTCGCAGCTTGACGACAACATGCCGTATCATTACATTTCGGGCGCCGATATCTTTCCGGTACCGGGATCAATATTGCAGTACAAACCGAATGAAGGGCTGCCGGATTTCGATCTGGCCAGATCGAAACAATTCCAGGCGGGGGTTTTTGCTCAAGTCGAAGAATTCGTTAAGATGATCATATCGCGCTGGGACAATATCTGAGATAAAATTAATACAGCATGAAAAAAGGCGGTCGCGAGACCGCCTTTTTTCGACCTAGAACAGAGTGAAATTAAAATCTATATGATGCCGTCATAAAGAGACGGTCGGTGGTAACATCTTCATTCAAGGCGATACTGTTGACAAAGTCGCCGCTCTCCAGAACAAAACTGTTGCTGAATGATCCGTGCACATAGGCCAGATCAATCATCATTACCTGATCGACCAGAAAGCCGAAGCCAAAGCTGTATCCGTAACGGGTGTCGCGCTTATATGACAGGGTTTCATTGTAGGGGAGGGGGGTCATTAAAAAAGCCGCCGCGCAGGGCCAGATCGATATTGGGAATGACATATTCCGCTCCGATTCTGAAACGAACCACTTCGCGGTAAGCATCTTCAAGATCACTGCTGAGCAGTTCCATCGCCAGATTTTTGGAATATGACATCTGACTCCAGTCGGTATAATCGATGTCGGCCATCAAAGTCAAATAATCGAAACGGCCGATCGCGCCGGCTGAAAAAACGAACGGTTTTTTCAGATCATATTCAGTGGTCGAGTAATAGCTGATGTCACTGCCGTCAACCTCGGAGCCGTCCTGATCGATACTGAATGCAACCGGCGATTCGACAGCCATCCCGATACCGATTCGCGGCGACAACTGCATCCCGAGACCGATCTTGGCGCCATAGCCGAGATAGCGGTATTCAAGGAACTGCTCATAGTCAGATACCAGCGATCCAGCCGTGTAAAGAGGGGACTGAAGATTCAATTTATGTTTGCCGTGGTAAAGACTGATCGATCCGCCGAAAGCAACGCGTGGTGACAGGTCGACACCGAATCCGAAGGACCATTGATTGATGCCGCCGGTTTCCCTGACCTTTTCACTCGTGGCCGTGATTTCGCCGGCATTGTCTTCCTCGAAATAGAAATTGCTGATACGGTCAAAATCGGTGGTGCGCCCCACGCCAAACGCAAAGACAAGGGACCCGCGATAGGTGGGGTATGGTATGGTCATAATGGCCGAACTGATACGGGTATTGGCCCGTGAGTCATTGGCATCGTAACTGGTTCCAAGAGACGGGGCATTGGTTTCCATGTCTGTCTTATATTTCTGATAGGACATTCCAAGCATAAATTCAAGCCTGGGTACGCGGGTCAGATTGGCCGGATTATAGAAGAGCGAGGAGCCGTCGATGGACATCATTCCGGTCCCGCCCATGGCCATTTCTTTGGCGCCGATACCGGATAAATTTCCGGCGATGACTTCATTGGCATTATTAAGATAACTTGCCGCAACCGGTGAAGCTATCATGATGCCGGCAGCCAATATTAATATTAAGCCTGAGTATTTCATTTTGTCTGCCACCTCCCCTTGGGCTGATTGGTTTCCTCTTTGGAATCGTCGTTTTTGGAAGGTTCTTCTTTTTTCTTCGTTTCCGGTTTATCTTTAGTTTCGGGTGAGGTTTGTTTGCCGCTGGTTGTCCCGCCGGTCGAACCCGCCGAACTGCCGGTACTGATTTGATTGGCCCCGTCGAGCCCCGTAGGCTGCCAACGACTGCCGGGCCGGGTTGCCTGGCCGGGGACTTCCGGACGCGGTGACTCGCCGCCATTATCATCGTCGTAATAGTGGCCGCCGTCATAATAATCATACCACCAGGGCTGGGCATAATAATGCCCCCAGTTGCCGTAAAGCGTCCAGTAGCTCGGATAATAATAGTGCGTGTTTCCATAATTATCATCGGCACTGGTATCATTTCTTTCGAGATAACTGCCTTCATCACCAGGTTGGGCGATTTTGGTATAGCAGCCGGATATAAGAAATGAGAGGACCAACAAAGGTATTAACAGGGTAAAATGCTTTTTCATAATATCTCCATTCAAGGTCTAAAAGAATTCAATATAAGTAAAACGCAATTCTCTTCCAAAGGTTGAGGCATCCTCCCGGCGATTGAGGAGCAGGTCCTTGACGACAAATTCAAGTTCCAGGTTTTCGGAATACATCCATTTCAGGCTGGCATTGAGGTAGCCGCGCCCTTTGGCATAGCCGATTGAGGAACGGTTGTCGTTGAGAGCCAGGTCGTACTCAATAAAGAAGCCGATATTATAGTTGAAGCGGGCATCCATGCCGAAAAAGAAGGATGGTTCCTCTTCGCTATCATAATCATATTCCAGCGAATAATTGGCCCCTGCATGGACCCCGGCGTTCAAGTTCTGCAGCATGAAAGAGCGGCTGATGACACCGTAGAAACCTTTTGATTTGTAGGTATAGCGTTTTCGGTCGTCGATATAAGCGCCATAACCCTGAGAATTGAAGCCGACGGCAAAAGCGGGCAGATAATAATTCTCGTCGATCAACCGCAGTTTGACATTGAACTCGATCTCGGGATTGGCATTGGCGGTGCGGTCGGAAATGATTCCCTCGGCCCCATAGGACATACCGACCATAAACCGGTTGGAAAGCCCGATCGAGGTTTTTCCGAGGATGCCGCCATTGCTGTAAACGCTCATCATGATGTCAAAACTTCCTCTCGGCAGAGTTCCCGCGGTCGGGGCATCAATCAACACCCGCGGCGGGATATCATAAAGTGTCCGGGCCGGTTCCTTGCCGAAATAACTGCCGGTCTGGGCCGGGCAGGACACTGCCATTATAAACAGCGCGCCGATAACCAAGGTTCCAAAAGCTATATTACGAAGCATTCTACCCTCCAATGGTAATTTTCCTTTTTCCTTATACCGGCGATAATACTGTTTCCTCTCATAACGGTCAATATAAAACTAAGCAGTTCAATCACTAAGGGAATGAAGCAATTTCCGTTCCGGAATCGTGCGGGTATCGAAGCGTTTGATTTATAACGGGTTAGCTGTTTCAAATCAATAATTTGGCGCACAATAATTGTTCCGCGACTAATTGTGATGCACTTTATATATTCAATATTATATTGACAATTATGATGGCGGAATCGCCTACTATTGAGCCGTTTTAACAACAGATTGATGTTCTACACTTCAAAGTATCAAGGTATTTATCGCTATAAGCCGTAATGATATAGCGTGTTATGGGGAATTGGGTTTGTTTTTGCGTTTTTAAAAAATTGTGGGGATTCTTTTCCGGTAAAAAAATAGTCTGACCTATATAAGTCATGGGCGATCCAAATATTTGATGTACTCATAGCCTTAGTCATATTATGCTCCCTCTATAATACCCCCCGGACGGAATTACCATCAAAGTGGTGGTGAAATTGTATTGGTAAGGACGTATTGTTGAAGATCCTGACGAA contains:
- a CDS encoding creatininase, which gives rise to MQRELQKLTWKNVRELVPGKIDTVIFPVGTVEAHGVTVLGTDNLIPDSIALNLADKINAIIAPTLNYGITKSLYGYPGSMTVKSDSFQNFVFDILKSLRDVGFRKIIVLNGHGGNNTSLKTAAHDFYYEYRINTAIIHWWELCEDLVEEIYGEAGGHAGNNETAMIQAIDETLVDKSQLDDNMPYHYISGADIFPVPGSILQYKPNEGLPDFDLARSKQFQAGVFAQVEEFVKMIISRWDNI